Proteins encoded within one genomic window of Candidatus Hydrogenedentota bacterium:
- a CDS encoding Rrf2 family transcriptional regulator has translation MIDGRHAKGKEIGLFQLFSKKCEYVLRALLCAAGDDGTKRFRARDICKKARIPEPYSRKVFQSLVQGGFLRAVLGPGGGYELKRNPSQITLLEVIHAVDGDLTFRKCLLGLSRCGSTPCALHAVWGGIREGLIARLDSLTLSDLVGVSQPGSRRSKAPVPEHARMKKTGNAKTHVPAKASGKRK, from the coding sequence ATGATTGACGGGCGCCATGCCAAGGGAAAGGAAATCGGATTGTTTCAGTTGTTTTCGAAGAAGTGCGAGTATGTGTTGCGTGCCCTGCTTTGCGCGGCGGGGGACGACGGGACCAAGCGTTTTCGGGCGCGGGACATCTGCAAAAAGGCGCGGATTCCCGAGCCGTACAGCCGCAAGGTGTTTCAGTCGCTGGTGCAGGGCGGCTTTCTTCGCGCGGTGCTGGGTCCGGGCGGCGGCTACGAACTGAAACGCAACCCGTCGCAGATCACCCTGCTCGAAGTCATCCACGCGGTGGATGGCGATCTGACCTTTCGCAAATGCCTGCTCGGCCTGTCGCGGTGCGGCTCTACGCCGTGCGCGTTGCACGCCGTGTGGGGCGGAATTCGTGAGGGATTGATCGCCCGGCTCGATTCGCTGACCCTCTCCGACCTGGTCGGCGTATCGCAACCGGGATCGCGACGCTCCAAGGCCCCCGTTCCGGAACATGCGCGCATGAAGAAAACCGGCAATGCCAAGACCCATGTCCCTGCCAAGGCATCCGGAAAAAGAAAATGA
- a CDS encoding metallophosphoesterase — MILLLAMVAAAPGFADQDTFRFVVTGDSRGGDNGINSVRLSELVVAILAEQPLPDLVIFTGDLVNNGYVSQLEYWVQVFMEPLEQHGVKVYPIRGNHDAQIDSWRQVFSGVHALPNNGPPDELGMTYSFVHKNAFFIGMDLSGLFEINQEWLDEQLSTKNVPHLFVFNHYPAFSVDHVDSLAFNKPKRDAFWNSIGRAGGRVYFTGHDHFYNHSMAYDKHYIWIHQIVVGSAGAPFYDWNGVYLEAPRVQGIAHNRNNGYVVVDVDGYDVRSVFKERIELQPGQVQYVEFNDVFTYTAWGPGEGLPLSIATALLAGLLIMCLMLRRIAFG; from the coding sequence TTGATACTTTTACTGGCCATGGTCGCTGCGGCGCCCGGATTCGCGGATCAGGACACGTTCCGGTTCGTTGTAACGGGCGACAGCCGCGGCGGGGACAACGGCATCAATTCGGTTCGCCTGTCGGAACTAGTGGTTGCCATTTTGGCGGAGCAACCCTTGCCGGACCTGGTGATTTTCACGGGCGATCTCGTCAACAACGGCTATGTCTCGCAACTGGAGTACTGGGTGCAGGTCTTCATGGAGCCGCTTGAACAGCACGGAGTCAAAGTGTATCCGATCCGGGGCAATCACGATGCGCAGATTGACTCGTGGCGGCAGGTGTTTTCGGGCGTGCATGCCTTGCCGAACAACGGGCCGCCGGATGAACTAGGCATGACGTATTCGTTTGTTCATAAAAACGCGTTCTTCATTGGCATGGACCTGAGCGGCCTGTTCGAGATCAACCAGGAATGGCTCGACGAGCAACTGAGCACGAAGAACGTGCCGCATCTGTTTGTGTTCAATCATTATCCGGCGTTTTCCGTGGATCACGTGGATTCGCTGGCGTTCAACAAACCGAAGCGCGACGCTTTCTGGAACAGCATCGGCCGCGCGGGCGGACGGGTTTATTTCACCGGCCACGACCATTTCTACAATCATTCGATGGCGTACGACAAACACTACATCTGGATTCACCAGATTGTCGTGGGCTCGGCGGGCGCGCCGTTCTACGATTGGAACGGCGTCTATCTCGAAGCGCCGCGGGTCCAAGGCATTGCGCACAACAGGAACAACGGGTACGTGGTGGTGGATGTGGACGGATACGATGTCCGATCGGTGTTTAAGGAACGCATCGAACTGCAGCCGGGGCAAGTGCAATACGTCGAATTTAACGACGTATTCACGTACACGGCATGGGGACCGGGCGAGGGACTGCCGTTGTCGATCGCAACCGCGTTGCTTGCCGGGCTTCTCATCATGTGTTTGATGTTGCGCCGGATCGCTTTCGGCTGA
- a CDS encoding PKD domain-containing protein, producing MVLAALLSCDRHSVRPCETERTTASASSVEQASDPGKKKPEFNAQVETVEAYADFRVEPRRAAVGESVLFFDQSFPGNLEIDKWLWKFGDGQTSEEANTAHVYAAPGDYDVSLEISSPADKSQRVRRAWVSVRDSSMPPPEKTVPEMGISLEPEGQGSFLVIRRRDCPEAFCRLWAPEMVNWPHLVEGNHALVVGQLNWRKEEADGTLKYSVDTEEAVFTAVFEPHSDHVACTYSTQLKPGFDNPPQLSVNPCQQLGDSLFDGRHDDLQRRIHFLSGGKWKSVAECPDAGVRSMIFFVPHPTGQGYQSELSREISSATADMPVMACVSRDGKWICATAVKTGDYLFCNTLPNYRCQHTPASSAFDENGHASVRIDVYILKGTLDDLRAKINGVTLAR from the coding sequence TTGGTCTTGGCGGCATTGCTGTCCTGCGACCGGCATTCCGTTAGGCCCTGCGAGACGGAGCGGACAACAGCGTCCGCGTCGTCGGTCGAACAGGCGTCCGATCCCGGCAAAAAAAAACCGGAATTCAACGCACAAGTCGAAACGGTCGAAGCATACGCGGATTTTCGCGTCGAACCCCGAAGGGCCGCCGTGGGCGAATCCGTTCTTTTCTTTGATCAGTCCTTTCCCGGTAATTTGGAAATTGACAAATGGTTATGGAAGTTCGGCGATGGGCAAACCAGTGAAGAGGCCAATACCGCACATGTCTATGCCGCGCCCGGAGACTATGACGTCTCATTGGAAATATCCTCTCCAGCCGACAAGTCGCAAAGGGTGCGAAGGGCATGGGTGTCCGTTCGCGATTCATCCATGCCGCCCCCTGAAAAGACTGTTCCGGAAATGGGCATTTCTCTCGAGCCGGAAGGCCAAGGGAGTTTTCTTGTTATTCGCCGTCGCGATTGCCCGGAGGCATTTTGCCGGTTATGGGCGCCTGAAATGGTAAATTGGCCCCATTTGGTCGAGGGGAATCATGCTCTTGTCGTTGGACAGTTGAACTGGCGGAAAGAAGAAGCCGATGGAACGTTAAAGTATTCTGTTGACACTGAAGAGGCCGTGTTTACCGCGGTATTCGAGCCGCATTCGGATCATGTCGCCTGCACGTATTCGACACAATTGAAGCCGGGTTTCGACAACCCGCCGCAGCTCTCGGTCAATCCGTGCCAGCAATTGGGAGACAGCCTTTTCGATGGCAGGCATGACGACCTCCAGCGGCGAATCCATTTTCTTTCGGGCGGGAAATGGAAAAGTGTTGCGGAATGTCCCGATGCCGGCGTTCGCAGCATGATCTTTTTTGTGCCTCATCCCACTGGGCAGGGTTATCAAAGCGAACTCTCACGCGAAATCTCTTCCGCCACGGCCGACATGCCGGTCATGGCCTGTGTGAGCAGGGATGGAAAATGGATATGCGCAACGGCGGTGAAAACCGGTGATTATCTGTTCTGTAACACCCTTCCCAATTATCGTTGCCAGCACACGCCGGCTTCCAGCGCCTTTGACGAGAATGGCCATGCATCCGTCCGAATTGATGTGTACATTCTCAAGGGGACTCTCGACGATCTGCGGGCGAAAATAAACGGCGTAACCTTGGCGCGATAA
- the yddG gene encoding aromatic amino acid DMT transporter YddG, with amino-acid sequence MTPPAGSSAATMLGLLAVVFWSSTVAFSRGLTENLGVFTAACAIYLGGGALGCVALLARPARRRRLAQASARYWLVCGGSFIVNIVCFHLAVGLAHGRQGIIGVGLVNYLWISLTLLLSVPILGKRPRWGLLPGMIIACAGVVLATIHDGPLDLAEFAANARENAVPCILAFMGALAWAVYSNFNRRWEAESGGGPTPVFLAAAGVIFLAMRPCVNETAAWNAPVLAGLAATILFPTILAYAFWDAAMRRGNIVLVVSVSYLTPVLSTLINCFYCGILPGPKLWLACFLVVAGAAQCRRSISDDG; translated from the coding sequence ATGACCCCGCCCGCCGGATCGTCCGCCGCAACGATGCTCGGCCTGCTGGCCGTCGTCTTCTGGAGTTCCACGGTCGCCTTTTCCCGCGGCCTGACCGAAAACCTCGGCGTGTTCACGGCCGCCTGCGCGATTTACCTCGGCGGCGGGGCGCTGGGCTGTGTTGCGCTGTTGGCGCGGCCGGCAAGGCGCCGTCGTCTCGCTCAAGCCTCGGCGCGCTACTGGTTGGTATGCGGCGGCAGTTTTATCGTCAATATTGTCTGCTTTCATCTCGCCGTGGGACTGGCCCATGGACGCCAGGGAATTATCGGGGTCGGTCTCGTCAACTATCTCTGGATCAGTCTCACACTGCTCCTGTCCGTGCCCATCTTGGGCAAGCGTCCCCGATGGGGACTGCTGCCGGGTATGATCATTGCCTGCGCGGGCGTGGTGCTGGCCACGATACACGACGGACCGCTGGACCTGGCGGAATTTGCCGCGAACGCCCGCGAGAATGCCGTTCCTTGCATCCTGGCGTTCATGGGCGCTCTCGCATGGGCTGTTTACAGCAACTTCAACCGCCGATGGGAAGCCGAATCCGGCGGCGGGCCGACGCCTGTCTTTCTGGCCGCAGCCGGCGTGATTTTTCTCGCAATGCGCCCCTGCGTCAACGAGACCGCGGCATGGAATGCGCCGGTTTTGGCCGGACTCGCCGCCACGATCCTTTTCCCCACGATCCTCGCCTATGCGTTCTGGGACGCCGCCATGCGGCGCGGCAACATCGTTCTCGTCGTTTCCGTGTCGTACCTGACCCCGGTCCTTTCAACCCTCATCAACTGCTTCTATTGCGGCATCTTGCCCGGCCCGAAACTCTGGCTGGCTTGTTTTCTCGTCGTGGCCGGCGCCGCCCAATGCCGGAGATCCATATCCGATGACGGCTGA
- a CDS encoding Gfo/Idh/MocA family oxidoreductase — MTKKIRVGVVGTGMGRHHMEAFVKLEDVELLAVCDINVPEAKEFADKFGAPHVFADYREMFSMPELDAVSIATPNCLHAPMTIDALRKGKHVLIEKPMALNAAQARAMVAEAKKAKKRLMVEQAMRFSRDVQLLRGCYERGDFGEVYYARSTWIRRKGWPRLNFEPGGSMGRGEWFIRKAEAGFGALGDIGVHLLDLAWYLMGNPKPIAASGAMWNKVAAPILKRKKMPVEVDETTCGFIRLEGGGVIVVEICWDSHNAPVQEVRVYGDKGGCSAFPARVYRGEDILETVDVSTAYGGYPITDAYAHFIDCIRNPKKKMIASGEEIVEVMRMLDGIGKSAATGREVRL; from the coding sequence ATGACAAAGAAAATTCGCGTGGGCGTGGTGGGCACGGGGATGGGCCGCCATCACATGGAGGCGTTCGTGAAACTGGAGGATGTCGAATTGTTGGCCGTCTGCGACATCAATGTGCCCGAAGCGAAGGAGTTCGCGGACAAATTCGGCGCACCGCATGTTTTTGCGGATTACCGCGAAATGTTTTCGATGCCCGAACTGGACGCCGTCTCGATTGCGACGCCGAATTGCCTGCATGCGCCGATGACAATAGACGCGTTGCGCAAGGGCAAGCATGTGTTGATCGAAAAACCGATGGCGCTCAATGCGGCCCAGGCGCGGGCGATGGTCGCCGAGGCCAAAAAGGCGAAGAAGCGCCTGATGGTCGAGCAGGCGATGCGATTCTCGCGGGACGTCCAATTGCTGCGGGGATGTTACGAACGCGGCGATTTCGGCGAAGTCTATTACGCGCGTTCGACGTGGATCCGCCGGAAGGGCTGGCCGCGTCTGAATTTCGAGCCGGGCGGTTCGATGGGCCGCGGCGAATGGTTCATCCGCAAGGCGGAGGCGGGCTTTGGCGCGCTGGGCGACATTGGCGTCCATCTGCTCGATCTCGCGTGGTATCTGATGGGTAATCCGAAACCGATTGCCGCAAGCGGCGCGATGTGGAACAAGGTGGCCGCCCCGATCCTGAAGCGCAAGAAGATGCCGGTCGAAGTGGACGAAACGACCTGCGGATTCATCCGGCTCGAAGGCGGGGGCGTCATCGTGGTCGAGATCTGCTGGGACTCGCACAATGCGCCCGTGCAGGAAGTCCGGGTATATGGCGACAAGGGTGGCTGTTCGGCTTTTCCGGCCCGCGTGTATCGCGGGGAGGATATTCTCGAAACCGTTGATGTGAGTACGGCGTACGGCGGGTACCCGATTACCGATGCCTACGCGCATTTCATTGACTGCATCCGCAATCCGAAAAAGAAGATGATCGCATCGGGCGAGGAAATCGTGGAAGTGATGCGAATGCTCGACGGCATCGGAAAATCGGCCGCGACGGGCCGTGAAGTGAGGTTGTAA
- a CDS encoding NPCBM/NEW2 domain-containing protein — translation MRDSNTLRFNGKFAFVHRHPWIFPERVGKSLGVLLVFIVVFTAAEAARAKDIPAPWLPRDTGIVLRSGAYELPVAWGSVSFRFNNGQAVFYDTTEPPRALQDSQTIECRFAPVKLADGGRLEAIVLFQCSDREDVVRKWARFRVTGTAAPRLLEEVVLASFPLEQRAARMLPGETQSYPVFLDGFFAGIEFPIAATRIENDTLIVAHRPGWTLLPDMWHETRKAVFGVAEPGEEMRAFRRYLSAHRPPPGGIHVNYNSWWTSSCPYYTETEILELMRTFDEHMYRPYGVAFDTFCIDMGWSDPKSLWAIDPKLFPKGFSLLQEAAQRMQSRLGLWISPSCCYPTALDIAWARENGYEALKDRLCLGGPKYAAAFRDRLVEYATRDGVRHFKFDGYALVCPETDHGHAPGLLSAEAIADGLIAAAAAIHQAAPDAWIEPTCFGWNPSPWWLFHFNSVIGSFGDDAPHGRVPSPVYRESYTTARDFFNLQGAQWNPMPQAAQEVLGIIHQTNDPFLNDAVMTVLRGHQFLPVYLNPKFMDAPRWKAFADVLSWARKHQAMLEDTEPLLPPAWQDGACPKFDHKAAMPREPYGYRHRSGEGDSKSYRELIVLRNPWIAPHTYVLPMEYLPEETIFSATSAYPELRQYGRAMKRGDALNVPLMPYETVVLDIAAQSPENVPAATELTGNRIDVETVKRMVERHIYDDEAAAFGPDWTSLVGSATECIHARFDATVSVRGARADLLILFDGAKQSAETRVMVDGQAVALTSCDSETGWAASGFERPEHWCFLRAPFPEGRHDVSLTIEGITPGVHTSAWVWAWQEGQAGAVGDQDLLPQPERVSLDGQAIVPPTNLADVSGKAVHAQRPIERIDGVFLDALEPVEATQGWGTLQRNQSVWEKPITIAGTLYRRGLGTHAPSRIVYALDGRHKRFQAWAGADSATGPTITFEVWVDGTKRWESGLMKRDDPAKRVDLDVTDAKRLELIVGDGGNDLMADHADWADARLLR, via the coding sequence ATGAGGGATTCCAATACTTTGCGATTCAATGGGAAATTTGCCTTCGTCCATCGTCATCCGTGGATTTTTCCCGAACGAGTTGGGAAATCCCTCGGCGTCCTGCTTGTTTTTATCGTGGTCTTTACTGCGGCTGAAGCGGCGCGGGCCAAGGACATACCGGCTCCGTGGCTGCCGCGAGATACGGGGATTGTCTTGCGCAGCGGCGCGTATGAATTACCCGTCGCATGGGGCAGCGTTTCATTTCGGTTCAACAACGGCCAAGCTGTCTTTTACGACACGACGGAACCGCCGCGGGCTTTGCAGGACTCCCAGACGATCGAGTGCCGGTTTGCGCCGGTGAAATTGGCCGATGGCGGCCGGCTGGAAGCAATCGTTCTTTTCCAGTGTTCGGACCGTGAAGACGTGGTTCGCAAATGGGCGCGGTTTCGCGTGACGGGCACAGCCGCGCCGCGCCTGCTCGAAGAAGTCGTGCTCGCATCGTTTCCGCTCGAACAACGCGCTGCACGGATGCTGCCCGGCGAGACACAAAGTTACCCCGTCTTTCTCGATGGTTTCTTTGCGGGCATCGAGTTTCCGATTGCCGCCACGCGCATCGAGAACGACACGTTGATTGTCGCGCATCGTCCGGGATGGACTCTCTTGCCGGACATGTGGCACGAAACCCGCAAGGCCGTGTTCGGCGTCGCGGAACCCGGTGAAGAGATGCGCGCGTTCCGCCGCTATCTGTCGGCCCATCGCCCGCCGCCGGGCGGCATTCACGTCAACTACAACAGTTGGTGGACGTCGAGTTGCCCGTATTACACCGAAACCGAAATTCTCGAACTTATGCGCACCTTCGACGAACACATGTACCGTCCGTACGGCGTTGCGTTCGACACCTTCTGCATAGACATGGGCTGGTCGGACCCCAAATCGCTGTGGGCGATCGATCCGAAACTGTTTCCGAAAGGTTTCTCGCTCCTGCAAGAAGCGGCCCAACGCATGCAGTCCCGGCTCGGCTTGTGGATCTCGCCGAGTTGCTGTTATCCGACGGCGCTCGATATCGCATGGGCGCGCGAGAACGGCTATGAGGCCCTCAAGGACCGCCTGTGCCTCGGCGGGCCGAAATACGCCGCGGCCTTCCGCGACCGCCTTGTCGAATACGCCACGCGCGACGGTGTGCGGCACTTCAAGTTCGACGGCTATGCGCTCGTGTGCCCGGAAACGGATCATGGCCACGCGCCGGGGCTGCTTTCGGCGGAAGCCATCGCGGACGGTCTCATCGCGGCGGCGGCAGCCATTCACCAAGCCGCGCCGGACGCATGGATCGAACCGACCTGCTTCGGCTGGAATCCGAGCCCCTGGTGGTTGTTCCATTTCAACAGCGTGATCGGCTCGTTCGGCGACGATGCTCCGCATGGCCGCGTACCGTCGCCCGTCTACCGCGAGAGTTACACGACCGCGCGGGACTTCTTCAACCTGCAGGGGGCTCAATGGAATCCCATGCCGCAGGCCGCACAGGAAGTCCTCGGCATCATCCATCAAACAAACGATCCATTTCTCAACGACGCCGTGATGACCGTCTTGCGCGGGCATCAATTCCTGCCCGTCTATCTCAATCCCAAGTTCATGGACGCTCCCCGGTGGAAAGCGTTCGCGGATGTGCTGTCGTGGGCGAGGAAACATCAGGCGATGCTTGAAGACACGGAACCGCTCTTGCCGCCGGCATGGCAGGACGGCGCGTGTCCTAAGTTTGATCACAAGGCTGCGATGCCGCGTGAACCGTACGGATACCGTCATCGTTCCGGCGAAGGGGATTCCAAGTCCTACCGAGAACTGATTGTCCTGCGCAATCCATGGATCGCGCCGCACACCTATGTGCTGCCTATGGAATATCTCCCGGAGGAAACGATTTTTTCGGCAACAAGCGCATATCCCGAATTACGCCAGTACGGTCGTGCGATGAAGCGAGGGGACGCCTTGAACGTGCCCTTGATGCCGTACGAAACCGTCGTGCTTGACATTGCCGCACAGTCCCCTGAAAACGTGCCCGCCGCCACTGAACTTACCGGGAACCGAATTGATGTCGAGACCGTAAAACGTATGGTGGAACGCCATATATATGACGATGAGGCGGCGGCATTCGGCCCGGATTGGACAAGCCTTGTCGGCAGCGCGACGGAATGCATTCATGCGCGATTCGACGCAACTGTATCGGTGCGCGGTGCGCGGGCCGATCTGCTCATATTGTTCGATGGCGCGAAACAGTCCGCCGAGACGCGCGTGATGGTGGATGGACAGGCTGTCGCACTGACCTCCTGCGATTCGGAAACCGGCTGGGCAGCCAGTGGCTTTGAACGTCCCGAACACTGGTGTTTCCTGCGCGCGCCGTTTCCGGAAGGACGGCATGACGTGTCGCTCACCATTGAGGGCATAACACCCGGTGTCCACACGTCTGCATGGGTATGGGCATGGCAGGAAGGCCAGGCGGGCGCCGTGGGAGATCAAGACTTGTTGCCGCAACCGGAGCGTGTGTCGTTGGACGGCCAGGCAATTGTGCCTCCAACCAATCTCGCGGATGTGAGCGGCAAAGCCGTTCATGCACAGCGTCCCATTGAACGGATCGATGGAGTTTTCCTCGATGCGTTGGAGCCGGTCGAGGCGACGCAAGGCTGGGGAACACTCCAGCGCAACCAAAGCGTGTGGGAGAAGCCGATAACCATCGCCGGCACGTTGTACCGCCGCGGCCTCGGAACACACGCGCCATCGCGGATTGTGTATGCACTGGATGGCCGCCACAAGCGGTTCCAGGCATGGGCCGGCGCGGATAGCGCCACGGGACCCACCATCACCTTTGAAGTGTGGGTGGATGGAACCAAGCGATGGGAATCCGGGCTCATGAAACGCGACGATCCCGCCAAACGCGTAGACCTCGATGTCACGGACGCGAAACGGCTCGAGTTGATCGTCGGCGATGGCGGCAATGATCTGATGGCCGATCACGCCGACTGGGCCGATGCGCGCCTTCTGCGCTGA
- a CDS encoding endonuclease/exonuclease/phosphatase family protein, whose protein sequence is MRWIKRIAVFLVFAGLVAVYVRYDGIPYTMAFVLQSWSKPYFDPAPHRATTPCDGAAPCESGKIRTLTYNVLCRVCEKEGYDTWDVRWPHLKDLIAKYDADLFGAQELGGNADIETILGAFPHYACETYRFGPWAYGDCALFYRKDRFEALDSGQMWLSPKPGVPFAQNWKRLSMPRYVNWVYLRQKGNGFRFLFVNTHFDNNGENKEPSALMFSRAFRPLAEIVPIIATGDFNTDVRAERYRNIRGANEGPPVFDNVRDRAPVKNVLTNAMPPDKDEEVQWHTDLDRTIDHIFVAGPVQIEVFDWIQDATVYEPGRRWPSDHPAVYAEINLRMR, encoded by the coding sequence ATGAGATGGATCAAGCGTATTGCCGTGTTTCTGGTCTTCGCCGGATTGGTTGCCGTATATGTCCGCTACGACGGCATCCCGTATACGATGGCATTCGTTCTGCAATCGTGGAGCAAACCGTATTTCGATCCCGCGCCGCATCGCGCGACAACCCCTTGTGACGGCGCGGCGCCGTGCGAATCCGGAAAAATCAGGACGCTGACATACAACGTGCTGTGCCGCGTATGCGAAAAGGAGGGTTACGACACGTGGGACGTGCGCTGGCCGCATCTGAAAGATTTGATCGCGAAATACGATGCGGATCTTTTTGGCGCGCAGGAACTCGGCGGGAATGCCGACATCGAAACGATATTGGGCGCGTTTCCCCACTATGCGTGCGAGACCTACCGGTTCGGGCCGTGGGCATACGGCGATTGCGCGTTGTTCTATCGAAAGGATCGTTTCGAGGCGCTCGACAGCGGCCAGATGTGGCTTAGCCCGAAACCCGGCGTTCCCTTCGCGCAGAACTGGAAACGGCTGTCCATGCCGCGCTATGTGAACTGGGTGTATCTGCGGCAAAAGGGCAACGGATTCCGGTTTCTCTTCGTCAATACCCATTTCGACAATAACGGCGAAAACAAGGAGCCGTCCGCGCTCATGTTTTCCCGCGCGTTCCGGCCGCTTGCCGAAATTGTGCCCATCATTGCAACGGGTGATTTCAATACCGACGTCCGCGCCGAACGCTACCGGAACATTCGAGGCGCGAACGAGGGGCCGCCGGTTTTCGATAATGTGCGGGATCGGGCCCCTGTCAAAAACGTCCTCACGAACGCTATGCCCCCGGACAAGGATGAAGAAGTCCAGTGGCACACCGATCTCGATCGCACAATAGACCATATCTTCGTGGCCGGACCTGTACAGATTGAGGTGTTTGACTGGATTCAAGACGCCACCGTCTACGAGCCAGGCCGCCGGTGGCCGTCGGATCATCCGGCCGTTTACGCCGAAATCAATCTTCGTATGCGCTGA